One genomic segment of Hymenobacter psoromatis includes these proteins:
- a CDS encoding xanthine dehydrogenase family protein molybdopterin-binding subunit, translating into MDPQFSEQPGGVVGKPIVRVDGRDKVTGKAKYSAEFPLPGLTYGVLATSPIAKGKILSIETAAAAREPGVIAVLTHQNLPKLAVTPDTPEGKKKTSAPMGFMPLTGDEIFYAAQPVAMVVADTLEHATHAATLVKVTYQKGEPIAYFTDPRAQLFDPQKVQDGKTDGHTQRGGAQAAFDKSAIQLTATYHHPVHNHNPMEPGSTTAVWDAPDRLTVYESSQGITRTQKTLAAMTGLPQEQVRVITKFIGGGFGCKGSTWPHTILTVQAAKAVGRPVKLMLTRPQMFTSMGQREDQQQTVRLGATADGKLTALLHTKKSTTSPWDDYAESNSKIVDMLYATPAFEAQYELARANVMTATFMRAPGEAPGSFAIESSMDDLAHKVGVDPIEIRLRNYADHDYSTGQPWSSKSLKQCYARGAELIGWSKRNPTPGQTRDGRYLVGIGMATASYPVHSTKGTARARLYADGHAVVQAGATDLGTGTYTVMTQVAADSLGLPLEKVRFELGDTQFPSTTGSGGSTAAGTVSSSVFLACNDVWQKLIKIAVADKKSPLHRAQPDEVGVEKGRLFLKKHPNKGESYADLMHRAEMSDIEGMAEGKYGAGYETGRSGSPADTGNQGSKQPEAEHSMHSFGAHFCEVRVDADLGTVRVSKWVSVIGAGRILNAQTARSQILGGAIFGIGSVLMEDTRRDPHLARYTNADLASYHIPVNADIPDMTVEFVDEHDPYINAMGVKGIGEVGIVGVAAAVANAVFNATGKRLRELPLTPDKVLTGEVVS; encoded by the coding sequence TATTGCGGTGCTCACGCACCAGAACCTGCCCAAGCTGGCCGTGACCCCCGACACGCCCGAGGGCAAGAAGAAAACCAGCGCGCCGATGGGCTTCATGCCCCTCACCGGCGACGAGATTTTCTACGCTGCCCAGCCTGTGGCAATGGTCGTGGCCGACACCCTGGAGCACGCCACCCACGCCGCTACCCTGGTGAAAGTGACGTACCAAAAGGGCGAGCCCATCGCGTATTTCACCGACCCGCGGGCGCAGCTGTTTGACCCGCAGAAGGTGCAGGACGGCAAAACCGACGGCCACACCCAGCGCGGCGGGGCGCAGGCGGCCTTTGATAAATCGGCTATCCAGCTGACTGCCACCTACCACCATCCGGTGCACAACCACAACCCGATGGAGCCCGGCTCGACTACCGCCGTGTGGGACGCGCCCGACCGCCTCACGGTGTACGAGTCGTCGCAGGGCATTACGCGCACTCAGAAAACGCTGGCTGCCATGACCGGTTTGCCCCAGGAGCAAGTACGCGTCATAACCAAGTTTATCGGCGGCGGCTTCGGCTGCAAGGGCTCGACCTGGCCGCACACTATCCTCACGGTGCAGGCCGCCAAGGCCGTGGGCCGCCCAGTGAAGCTGATGCTGACCCGGCCCCAGATGTTTACGAGCATGGGCCAGCGCGAAGACCAGCAGCAAACCGTGCGCCTGGGCGCGACTGCCGACGGCAAGTTGACCGCCCTGCTGCACACCAAAAAATCTACCACCTCGCCCTGGGACGACTACGCCGAGTCGAACTCGAAAATCGTGGATATGCTTTACGCCACGCCCGCTTTTGAGGCGCAGTACGAGCTGGCGCGGGCCAACGTGATGACGGCCACCTTTATGCGCGCACCGGGCGAAGCGCCCGGCTCATTTGCCATTGAGTCGTCGATGGATGACCTGGCCCATAAAGTGGGGGTAGACCCGATTGAAATCCGGCTGCGCAACTACGCCGACCACGACTACAGCACCGGCCAGCCCTGGAGCAGCAAGAGCCTGAAGCAGTGCTACGCCCGCGGGGCCGAGCTGATTGGTTGGAGCAAGCGCAACCCTACCCCCGGCCAAACCCGCGACGGGCGCTACCTAGTGGGCATTGGCATGGCCACGGCCAGTTACCCCGTGCACAGCACCAAAGGCACGGCCCGCGCCCGCCTCTACGCCGATGGCCACGCCGTGGTGCAGGCCGGCGCCACCGACCTCGGCACCGGCACCTACACCGTGATGACGCAGGTAGCCGCCGACTCGCTGGGCCTACCCCTCGAAAAAGTGCGCTTCGAGCTGGGTGATACGCAATTCCCGTCCACTACCGGCTCGGGCGGCTCCACGGCGGCGGGCACGGTGTCGTCGAGCGTCTTTCTGGCGTGTAACGACGTGTGGCAGAAGCTAATCAAGATTGCCGTGGCCGATAAAAAATCGCCTCTGCACCGCGCCCAGCCTGATGAGGTAGGGGTAGAGAAAGGCCGCTTATTTCTTAAAAAACACCCTAACAAAGGTGAAAGCTACGCCGACCTCATGCACCGCGCTGAGATGAGTGACATTGAGGGGATGGCCGAGGGCAAGTACGGCGCGGGCTACGAAACCGGCCGCTCGGGCAGTCCCGCCGACACCGGCAACCAGGGTAGCAAGCAGCCCGAAGCCGAGCACTCCATGCACTCGTTCGGGGCACACTTCTGCGAAGTGCGGGTCGATGCCGACCTGGGCACGGTGCGCGTGAGCAAGTGGGTGAGCGTTATCGGGGCGGGCCGCATTCTGAATGCCCAAACCGCCCGCTCGCAAATTCTGGGCGGGGCCATCTTCGGCATCGGCTCAGTGCTGATGGAAGACACCCGCCGCGACCCGCACCTGGCCCGTTACACCAACGCCGACCTGGCCAGCTACCACATCCCCGTCAATGCCGACATCCCCGACATGACTGTAGAATTCGTGGACGAGCATGACCCTTACATCAACGCGATGGGCGTGAAAGGTATCGGCGAAGTGGGCATTGTGGGCGTGGCCGCCGCTGTGGCCAACGCCGTCTTCAACGCCACCGGCAAGCGCCTGCGCGAGCTGCCCCTCACGCCCGATAAGGTGCTGACGGGAGAGGTGGTAAGCTAA
- a CDS encoding nucleotidyltransferase family protein — translation MHHDPIAQVGLLLLAAGSSSRLARPKQLLPYQGQTLLRHAAEVAVASPCRPLVLVTGALHDELLPEIEGLPFHVVRNDAWADGMGGSIAAGLAELETAAEAARVDAVIVILCDQPLLTEDVLGRLIVQFQATGQPVVASTYAGTQGVPALFGREVFPQLLALRGASGARELLQQYAHLPTVDFPGGATDVDTEAQYAALGG, via the coding sequence ATGCACCACGACCCCATTGCCCAGGTGGGCCTTTTACTACTGGCCGCCGGCTCATCCTCACGCCTAGCACGGCCCAAGCAACTGCTGCCCTACCAGGGCCAGACGCTCCTGCGCCACGCCGCCGAGGTGGCTGTGGCCTCGCCCTGCCGCCCGCTGGTGCTCGTAACCGGCGCGCTGCACGATGAGCTGCTGCCCGAAATCGAGGGCCTGCCCTTCCACGTGGTCCGTAACGATGCCTGGGCCGATGGCATGGGCGGCAGCATCGCCGCCGGCCTCGCCGAGCTGGAAACCGCCGCCGAAGCCGCCCGCGTAGACGCGGTTATCGTCATCCTCTGCGACCAGCCTCTACTGACGGAAGACGTGCTGGGCCGGCTCATCGTGCAGTTTCAGGCCACCGGGCAGCCGGTGGTAGCCTCTACTTACGCGGGCACGCAGGGTGTGCCCGCACTCTTCGGCCGCGAAGTATTTCCGCAGCTGCTGGCGCTGCGCGGGGCCAGCGGCGCACGTGAATTGTTGCAGCAGTATGCGCATTTGCCCACCGTAGACTTCCCCGGCGGTGCTACTGACGTGGACACCGAGGCGCAATACGCCGCGCTGGGGGGGTAG